In Falco biarmicus isolate bFalBia1 chromosome 5, bFalBia1.pri, whole genome shotgun sequence, a single genomic region encodes these proteins:
- the TCF20 gene encoding transcription factor 20 isoform X4 — MQSFREQSSYHGNQQSYPQEVHSSSRLEEFSPRQQAQMFQSFGGGAGSGRRGATGASTAMPGSAQYQQQASGQQQQVQQLRQQIYQSHQPLPQASSQSASSTSHLQPMQRPSTLPSSASGYQLRVGQFSQHYQPPSSSSSSSFPSPQRFGQSGQNYDGSYSVNSGSQYEGHAVGSNAQAYGTQSNYSFQTQPMKSFEQSKLPQSGQQGQQQQHPPQHVMQYSNAATKLSLQSQVGQYSQTEVPVRSPMQFHQNFSPISNPSPAASVVQSPSCSSTPSPLMPGGENLQCGQGNMSMGSRNRILQMMPQLSPTPSMMPSPNAHAGGFKGFGLEGLQEKRLTDPGLSSLSALSSQVANLPNTVQHMLLSDALAPQKKNSKRSSSSKKADSCTNSEGSSQAEEQLKSPLAESLDGGCSSSSEDHGERVRQLSGQSTSSDNTYKGGNLERSNSSPAQGSQNEPSKLSSSPAAREEVASPDGKEAVVAVENAPKVNEKAVGVIVSREAMTGRVEKSGGQDKPAQEDASTATQAPASASGTKEAGHTGAQAETQGGSKGSKSGDNTNHNGEGNSQPGHAVVGPNFPARTEPSKSPGSLRYSYKDSIAAGIQRNIGGFPQYPSGQEKGDFPGHSERKGRNEKFPSLLQEVLQGYHHHPDRRYSRNAQEHSGMAGSLEGAMRPNILISQTNELTNRGLLNKSMGSLLEGPHWGPWDRKSSSTASDMKQINLADYPIARKFDVESQSSAHEGGALSERRSVICDISPLRQLVRDPGPHPMGHMGPEARSGRSERLAPGLSQSVILPGGLVSMETKMKAHSGQIKEEDFEQSKSSASLNNKKTGDHCHPAGIKHESFRGNASPGAAVSDAAPDYIPQQDSRSTQMRRAPGRTGSSRGKSPSQFQDLADKLKMSPGRSRGPGTDLHHMNPHMTLSERVNRGSLHSAYPQNSEGPSLASAYHTNARPHAFGDPNQSLNSQYHYKRQIYQQQQEEYKDWASSTAQGVIAAAQHRQEGARKSPRQQQFLERVRSPLKNDKDGMMYLQGSSYHDTGSQEAGRCVMGSDSTQSKCTELKHGNQKLQHHESGWDLSRQTSPAKSSGPLGAANQKRFCPQESDGHRREESTDLPKPSNAMLRLPGQEDQSPQNPLIMRRRVRSFISPIPTKRQPQDTKNSGSEDKGRLMTSAKEGTDKTYNSYAHSSQSQDVGKSVAKGDSFKDLPSPDNRNCPAVSLTSPAKTKILPPRKGRGLKLEAIVQKITSPNIRRSVSTNSAETGADTVTLDDILSLKSGPEGGGVSGHGPEAEKRKGEISSDQVGPASQDTTGEITVPRSSEEWQSSEDDKTKKEVPETASIGKEGAGSSAAPPPSQKSGGQGRSDGSVSGGGSLTFSDSKTISPSSVFTSEPNPKSEEKDGDVTNISPKPDGFPPKGYFPSGKKKGRPIGSVNKQKKQQQQQQQQQLPPPPPPPPVPSQSSEGVGGGEPKPKRQRRERRKPAAQPRKRKPRRAAPIVEPQEPEIKLKYATQSVDKTDSKNKSFFPYIHVVNKCELGAVCTIINAEEEEQNKLVRGRKGQRSSTPPPSNAESKVLPTSTFMLQGPVVTESSVLGHLVCCLCGKWASYRNMGDLFGPFYPQDYAATLPKNPPPKRATEMQSKVKVRHKSASNGSKTDTEEEEEQQQQKEQRSLAAHPRFKRRHRSEDCSGASRSLSRGASCKKATTDGGSGGEKTPLDTKPSMPTSEGGTELELQIPELPLDSNEFWVHEGCILWANGIYLVCGRLYGLQEAVEIAREMKCSHCQEPGATLGCYNKGCSFRYHYPCAIDADCLLNEENFSVRCPKHKPLLPCSLPSLQNKMVKGSLSTEQSERG, encoded by the exons atGCAGTCCTTTCGGGAGCAAAGTAGTTATCACGGAAACCAGCAGAGCTACCCGCAGGAAGTGCACAGTTCATCCCGACTGGAAGAGTTCAGCCCTCGCCAGCAGGCCCAGATGTTCCAGAGCTTTGGAGGAGGTGCTGGCAGTGGACGTCGTGGAGCAACAGGAGCCTCTACAGCAATGCCTG GGAGTGCCCAGTATCAGCAGCAGGCttctggccagcagcagcaggtgcagcagctgAGACAGCAGATCTATCAATCTCATCAGCCTTTACCCCAGGCTTCCAGCCAGTCTGCTTCTAGCACCTCACACTTGCAGCCAATGCAGCGTCCATCCACcctgccttcctctgcttctggGTACCAATTACGAGTGGGTCAGTTCAGCCAACACTATCAGCCACCTTCATCGTCATcatcctcctctttcccctccccacagcGTTTTGGCCAGTCAGGACAGAACTATGATGGAAGCTACAGTGTGAATTCTGGGTCGCAGTATGAAGGCCATGCTGTGGGTTCCAATGCACAGGCATATGGGACCCAGTCAAACTACAGCTTTCAGACTCAACCTATGAAAAGCTTCGAGCAGTCTAAGCTGCCCCAAAGTGGGCAACAggggcagcagcaacagcaccCACCTCAGCATGTAATGCAGTATTCAAATGCTGCCACCAAGCTCTCTCTTCAAAGTCAAGTGGGACAGTACAGCCAGACTGAAGTTCCTGTAAGGTCACCGATGCAGTTCCACCAAAACTTCAGTCCAATCTCTAATCCATCTCCTGCAGCATCTGTGGTTCAGTCTCCAAGCTGCAGCTCTACCCCTTCTCCACTCATGCCAGGTGGAGAAAATCTCCAGTGTGGGCAAGGCAACATGTCTATGGGTTCTAGAAACCGAATTCTGCAGATGATGCCTCAGCTTAGTCCTACGCCATCTATGATGCCAAGCCCCAATGCTCATGCAGGGGGATTCAAagggtttgggctggaaggacTGCAGGAAAAAAGGCTCACAGATccagggctgagcagcctgAGTGCTCTTAGTTCTCAAGTGGCCAATCTGCCCAATACAGTCCAGCACATGTTGCTTTCGGATGCCTTGGCacctcagaagaaaaattccaaAAGGTCATCCTCGTCTAAGAAGGCTGACAGCTGCACCAACTCAGAAGGCTCCTCtcaggcagaggagcagctcaAGTCTCCCCTGGCAGAGTCCCTTGATGGTGGCTGTTCCAGTAGTTCAGAGGATCATGGGGAAAGGGTGAGACAGCTGAGTGGCCAAAGCACCAGCTCAGACAACACTTACAAAGGGGGTAACTTGGAGAGATCCAACTCCTCACCAGCACAAGGCTCTCAGAATGAGCCATCAaaactcagcagcagcccagcagctaGGGAAGAGGTGGCCTCCCCTGATGGGAAGGAAGCTGTAGTGGCCGTGGAAAATGCCCCAAAAGTGAATGAAAAGGCAGTTGGGGTGATTGTTTCCCGGGAAGCCATGACAGGAAGAGTAGAAAAGTCAGGCGGACAAGATAAACCTGCACAAGAAGATGCTTCCACAGCCACTCAGGCACCAGCTAGTGCTAGTGGAACGAAAGAAGCTGGGCATACAGGGGCACAGGCAGAAACTCAAGGAGGAAGTAAAGGGAGCAAAAGTGGAGATAACACTAACCACAATGGAGAGGGGAACAGCCAGCCTGGTCATGCAGTTGTTGGGCCAAATTTTCCTGCAAGAACAGAACCTTCCAAATCTCCTGGTAGTTTAAGATACAGCTACAAGGATAGTATAGCAGCTGGCATACAGAGAAATATTGGTGGCTTTCCACAGTATCCTTCTGGTCAAGAAAAAGGGGATTTTCCAGGGCACAGTGAGCGCAAAGGCCGGAATGAGAAGTTTCCCAGCCTCCTACAGGAGGTCTTACAGGGGTACCACCATCATCCAGACAGAAGGTATTCTAGGAATGCACAAGAGCATTCTGGGATGGCTGGGAGTTTAGAGGGAGCCATGAGGCCCAATATCTTAATTAGTCAAACCAATGAATTGACCAATAGAGGCCTCTTAAATAAAAGTATGGGGTCTCTCCTGGAAGGCCCTCACTGGGGTCCGTGGGATAGGAAGTCTAGCAGCACAGCTTCTGACATGAAGCAGATAAATCTAGCTGATTACCCTATTGCTAGAAAGTTTGATGTGGAGTCTCAGTCTTCTGCCCATGAAGGAGGAGCACTCTCAGAGAGGAGATCAGTGATCTGTGACATATCTCCATTAAGGCAACTTGTCAGAGATCCTGGCCCTCACCCAATGGGGCACATGGGTCCTGAGGCCAGAAGTGGAAGGAGTGAACGTCTTGCCCCTGGTTTAAGTCAGTCAGTAATACTCCCTGGTGGTTTAGTATCCATGGAAACAAAGATGAAAGCTCACAGTGGGCAAATAAAAGAAGAAGATTTTGAACAGTCAAAGAGCTCAGCTAGtctcaataataaaaaaacaggaGACCATTGTCATCCTGCTGGCATCAAGCATGAATCTTTCCGAGGCAACGCTAGCCCCGGAGCTGCCGTCTCCGATGCTGCTCCAGATTACATtccccagcaggacagcagaTCAACACAAATGAGACGAGCACCTGGCAGAACTGGAAGCAGCAGGGGTAAATCACCTTCTCAGTTTCAGGACCTTGCTGATAAGCTGAAAATGTCaccaggcagaagcagaggcCCAGGGACAGATCTGCATCACATGAACCCACACATGACACTATCTGAAAGAGTTAACAGAGGTTCCTTGCATTCTGCTTACCCTCAGAATTCAGAAGGCCCATCTTTGGCTTCAGCATATCACACAAATGCTAGGCCTCATGCTTTTGGTGACCCTAACCAGAGTTTAAATTCCCAGTATCATTACAAGAGACAGATATACCAGCAACAGCAGGAAGAATACAAAGATTGGGCAAGCAGCACTGCTCAGGGTGTgattgctgcagctcagcacaggcaggaaGGAGCAAGGAAGAGCCCAAGACAACAGCAGTTTCTGGAAAGAGTAAGGAGTCCCTTAAAAAATGACAAGGATGGAATGATGTACCTTCAAGGTAGCTCTTACCATGATACTGGAAGCCAGGAAGCTGGGCGCTGTGTTATGGGGAGTGACAGTACTCAGAGCAAATGCACTGAACTGAAACATGGCAACCAGAAGTTGCAGCATCACGAATCTGGTTGGGACCTCTCTCGGCAAACTTCTCCTGCCAAAAGCAGTGGCCCTCTCGGAGCAGCCAACCAAAAAAGATTTTGTCCTCAAGAAAGCGATGGGCATCGACGAGAGGAATCTACAGATCTGCCCAAGCCTAGTAACGCCATGCTCAGGCTCCCTGGCCAGGAAGACCAGTCTCCTCAAAATCCATTAATTATGAGGAGAAGAGTCCGTTCTTTCATCTCGCCCATCCCTACCAAAAGACAGCCACAGGATACGAAGAACAGTGGCAGTGAAGATAAAGGGCGACTGATGACTTCAGCAAAAGAAGGAACTGATAAAACGTATAACTCCTATGCCCATTCATCTCAAAGCCAAGATGTTGGCAAGTCAGTAGCAAAGGGTGATTCCTTCAAGGACCTGCCAAGTCCTGATAATAGGAATTGCCCTGCTGTTTCCCTCACAAGCCCGGCTAAGACCAAAATATTGCCCCCAAGAAAGGGGCGAGGATTAAAACTGGAAGCTATTGTTCAAAAAATTACATCCCCCAATATTAGGAGAAGTGTTTCTACCAACAGTGCTGAAACTGGTGCAGATACTGTCACTCTTGATGACATCCTGTCCCTTAAGAGTGGACCTGAAGGGGGAGGTGTGTCTGGACATGGACCAGAGGCtgagaagagaaaaggagagataTCATCAGATCAAGTGGGGCCAGCAAGCCAGGATACAACTGGTGAAATAACCGTTCCAAGATCTTCAGAAGAGTGGCAAAGCAGTGAGGATGATAAAACCAAGAAAGAGGTCCCTGAAACTGCCAGTATTGGTAAAGAAGGAGCAGGATCCAGTGCAGCACCACCACCTTCTCAGAAGTCAGGTGGTCAGGGAAGGTCTGATGGATCTGTAAGTGGAGGTGGATCTCTGACTTTTTCAGACTCAAAAACAATTTCCCCTTCGAGTGTGTTTACTTCTGAACCAAATCCAAAGTCTGAGGAAAAAGATGGAGATGTGACAAACATTTCACCCAAGCCAGATGGTTTCCCTCCAAAGGGATATTTTccctctggaaagaaaaaggggaggcCAATTGGGAGCGTGAACaagcagaagaagcagcagcagcagcaacaacagcagcaactgcCACcgcccccaccacccccaccagtACCTTCACAGTCTTCAGAAGGGGTAGGTGGTGGTGAGCCAAAGCCGAAGAGGCAAAGGAGGGAGAGGCGAAAACCTGCAGCGCAGCCACGGAAACGGAAGCCTAGACGGGCTGCTCCAATTGTGGAGCCTCAAGAACCAGAGATCAAGCTTAAATATGCTACCCAGTCTGTAGATAAAACTGACTCCAAGAACAAGTCCTTTTTCCCTTATATTCATGTGGTAAACAAGTGTGAATTAGGCGCTGTGTGCACAATCATtaatgcagaggaagaggagcagaacAAATTGGTGAGGGGTCGGAAAGGACAGAGGTCTTCAACACCCCCTCCTAGCAACGCAGAGAGCAAAGTGCTGCCCACCTCAACTTTCATGCTGCAGGGCCCTGTAGTAACAGAGTCTTCTGTCTTAGGGCATCTGGTTTGCTGCCTGTGTGGCAAATGGGCCAGCTATCGCAACATGGGTGACCTCTTTGGTCCTTTCTACCCCCAGGATTACGCAGCCACCTTGCCCAAGAACCCACCTCCAAAGAGGGCCACGGAAATGCAGAGCAAGGTCAAGGTACGGCACAAAAGTGCTTCTAATGGTTCCAAGACAGATAcggaagaggaggaggaacagcaacaacagaagGAACAAAGAAGCCTAGCTGCTCATCCCCGCTTTAAGAGGCGGCACCGCTCTGAGGACTGTAGCGGAGCCTCTCGGTCACTTTCAAGGGGAGCTTCTTGTAAAAAAGCAACCACTGatggtggcagtggtggtgaaAAGACTCCTTTGGACACAAAACCCTCTATGCCCACTTCAGAAGGTGGCACTGAGCTGGAGTTACAAATTCCTGAACTACCTCTTGACAGCAATGAATTTTGGGTCCATGAGGGTTGTATTCTCTGGGCCAATGGGATCTACCTGGTCTGTGGCAGGCTCTATGGGCTGCAGGAAGCTGTGGAGATTGCAAGAGAGATG
- the TCF20 gene encoding transcription factor 20 isoform X1, giving the protein MQSFREQSSYHGNQQSYPQEVHSSSRLEEFSPRQQAQMFQSFGGGAGSGRRGATGASTAMPGESSGHQSYQGFRKEAGEFYYMAANKDPVVSGGQQPPQRRPSGPVQSYGPPQGGSFGSQYGSEGHVGQFQTQHSTLGGVSHYQQDYTGPFSPGSAQYQQQASGQQQQVQQLRQQIYQSHQPLPQASSQSASSTSHLQPMQRPSTLPSSASGYQLRVGQFSQHYQPPSSSSSSSFPSPQRFGQSGQNYDGSYSVNSGSQYEGHAVGSNAQAYGTQSNYSFQTQPMKSFEQSKLPQSGQQGQQQQHPPQHVMQYSNAATKLSLQSQVGQYSQTEVPVRSPMQFHQNFSPISNPSPAASVVQSPSCSSTPSPLMPGGENLQCGQGNMSMGSRNRILQMMPQLSPTPSMMPSPNAHAGGFKGFGLEGLQEKRLTDPGLSSLSALSSQVANLPNTVQHMLLSDALAPQKKNSKRSSSSKKADSCTNSEGSSQAEEQLKSPLAESLDGGCSSSSEDHGERVRQLSGQSTSSDNTYKGGNLERSNSSPAQGSQNEPSKLSSSPAAREEVASPDGKEAVVAVENAPKVNEKAVGVIVSREAMTGRVEKSGGQDKPAQEDASTATQAPASASGTKEAGHTGAQAETQGGSKGSKSGDNTNHNGEGNSQPGHAVVGPNFPARTEPSKSPGSLRYSYKDSIAAGIQRNIGGFPQYPSGQEKGDFPGHSERKGRNEKFPSLLQEVLQGYHHHPDRRYSRNAQEHSGMAGSLEGAMRPNILISQTNELTNRGLLNKSMGSLLEGPHWGPWDRKSSSTASDMKQINLADYPIARKFDVESQSSAHEGGALSERRSVICDISPLRQLVRDPGPHPMGHMGPEARSGRSERLAPGLSQSVILPGGLVSMETKMKAHSGQIKEEDFEQSKSSASLNNKKTGDHCHPAGIKHESFRGNASPGAAVSDAAPDYIPQQDSRSTQMRRAPGRTGSSRGKSPSQFQDLADKLKMSPGRSRGPGTDLHHMNPHMTLSERVNRGSLHSAYPQNSEGPSLASAYHTNARPHAFGDPNQSLNSQYHYKRQIYQQQQEEYKDWASSTAQGVIAAAQHRQEGARKSPRQQQFLERVRSPLKNDKDGMMYLQGSSYHDTGSQEAGRCVMGSDSTQSKCTELKHGNQKLQHHESGWDLSRQTSPAKSSGPLGAANQKRFCPQESDGHRREESTDLPKPSNAMLRLPGQEDQSPQNPLIMRRRVRSFISPIPTKRQPQDTKNSGSEDKGRLMTSAKEGTDKTYNSYAHSSQSQDVGKSVAKGDSFKDLPSPDNRNCPAVSLTSPAKTKILPPRKGRGLKLEAIVQKITSPNIRRSVSTNSAETGADTVTLDDILSLKSGPEGGGVSGHGPEAEKRKGEISSDQVGPASQDTTGEITVPRSSEEWQSSEDDKTKKEVPETASIGKEGAGSSAAPPPSQKSGGQGRSDGSVSGGGSLTFSDSKTISPSSVFTSEPNPKSEEKDGDVTNISPKPDGFPPKGYFPSGKKKGRPIGSVNKQKKQQQQQQQQQLPPPPPPPPVPSQSSEGVGGGEPKPKRQRRERRKPAAQPRKRKPRRAAPIVEPQEPEIKLKYATQSVDKTDSKNKSFFPYIHVVNKCELGAVCTIINAEEEEQNKLVRGRKGQRSSTPPPSNAESKVLPTSTFMLQGPVVTESSVLGHLVCCLCGKWASYRNMGDLFGPFYPQDYAATLPKNPPPKRATEMQSKVKVRHKSASNGSKTDTEEEEEQQQQKEQRSLAAHPRFKRRHRSEDCSGASRSLSRGASCKKATTDGGSGGEKTPLDTKPSMPTSEGGTELELQIPELPLDSNEFWVHEGCILWANGIYLVCGRLYGLQEAVEIAREMKCSHCQEPGATLGCYNKGCSFRYHYPCAIDADCLLNEENFSVRCPKHKPLLPCSLPSLQNKMVKGSLSTEQSERG; this is encoded by the coding sequence atGCAGTCCTTTCGGGAGCAAAGTAGTTATCACGGAAACCAGCAGAGCTACCCGCAGGAAGTGCACAGTTCATCCCGACTGGAAGAGTTCAGCCCTCGCCAGCAGGCCCAGATGTTCCAGAGCTTTGGAGGAGGTGCTGGCAGTGGACGTCGTGGAGCAACAGGAGCCTCTACAGCAATGCCTGGTGAGAGCTCTGGCCATCAGAGCTACCAAGgtttcagaaaagaagcagGAGAGTTTTACTATATGGCTGCCAACAAAGATCCAGTGGTGTCAGGAGGGCAGCAGCCACCTCAGCGCAGGCCTTCTGGACCAGTACAGAGCTATGGGCCCCCTCAAGGGGGTAGCTTTGGGAGTCAGTATGGGAGTGAGGGACATGTGGGCCAGTTTCAAACACAGCATTCAACCCTTGGGGGTGTATCACACTATCAACAGGATTATACTGGTCCTTTTTCTCCAGGGAGTGCCCAGTATCAGCAGCAGGCttctggccagcagcagcaggtgcagcagctgAGACAGCAGATCTATCAATCTCATCAGCCTTTACCCCAGGCTTCCAGCCAGTCTGCTTCTAGCACCTCACACTTGCAGCCAATGCAGCGTCCATCCACcctgccttcctctgcttctggGTACCAATTACGAGTGGGTCAGTTCAGCCAACACTATCAGCCACCTTCATCGTCATcatcctcctctttcccctccccacagcGTTTTGGCCAGTCAGGACAGAACTATGATGGAAGCTACAGTGTGAATTCTGGGTCGCAGTATGAAGGCCATGCTGTGGGTTCCAATGCACAGGCATATGGGACCCAGTCAAACTACAGCTTTCAGACTCAACCTATGAAAAGCTTCGAGCAGTCTAAGCTGCCCCAAAGTGGGCAACAggggcagcagcaacagcaccCACCTCAGCATGTAATGCAGTATTCAAATGCTGCCACCAAGCTCTCTCTTCAAAGTCAAGTGGGACAGTACAGCCAGACTGAAGTTCCTGTAAGGTCACCGATGCAGTTCCACCAAAACTTCAGTCCAATCTCTAATCCATCTCCTGCAGCATCTGTGGTTCAGTCTCCAAGCTGCAGCTCTACCCCTTCTCCACTCATGCCAGGTGGAGAAAATCTCCAGTGTGGGCAAGGCAACATGTCTATGGGTTCTAGAAACCGAATTCTGCAGATGATGCCTCAGCTTAGTCCTACGCCATCTATGATGCCAAGCCCCAATGCTCATGCAGGGGGATTCAAagggtttgggctggaaggacTGCAGGAAAAAAGGCTCACAGATccagggctgagcagcctgAGTGCTCTTAGTTCTCAAGTGGCCAATCTGCCCAATACAGTCCAGCACATGTTGCTTTCGGATGCCTTGGCacctcagaagaaaaattccaaAAGGTCATCCTCGTCTAAGAAGGCTGACAGCTGCACCAACTCAGAAGGCTCCTCtcaggcagaggagcagctcaAGTCTCCCCTGGCAGAGTCCCTTGATGGTGGCTGTTCCAGTAGTTCAGAGGATCATGGGGAAAGGGTGAGACAGCTGAGTGGCCAAAGCACCAGCTCAGACAACACTTACAAAGGGGGTAACTTGGAGAGATCCAACTCCTCACCAGCACAAGGCTCTCAGAATGAGCCATCAaaactcagcagcagcccagcagctaGGGAAGAGGTGGCCTCCCCTGATGGGAAGGAAGCTGTAGTGGCCGTGGAAAATGCCCCAAAAGTGAATGAAAAGGCAGTTGGGGTGATTGTTTCCCGGGAAGCCATGACAGGAAGAGTAGAAAAGTCAGGCGGACAAGATAAACCTGCACAAGAAGATGCTTCCACAGCCACTCAGGCACCAGCTAGTGCTAGTGGAACGAAAGAAGCTGGGCATACAGGGGCACAGGCAGAAACTCAAGGAGGAAGTAAAGGGAGCAAAAGTGGAGATAACACTAACCACAATGGAGAGGGGAACAGCCAGCCTGGTCATGCAGTTGTTGGGCCAAATTTTCCTGCAAGAACAGAACCTTCCAAATCTCCTGGTAGTTTAAGATACAGCTACAAGGATAGTATAGCAGCTGGCATACAGAGAAATATTGGTGGCTTTCCACAGTATCCTTCTGGTCAAGAAAAAGGGGATTTTCCAGGGCACAGTGAGCGCAAAGGCCGGAATGAGAAGTTTCCCAGCCTCCTACAGGAGGTCTTACAGGGGTACCACCATCATCCAGACAGAAGGTATTCTAGGAATGCACAAGAGCATTCTGGGATGGCTGGGAGTTTAGAGGGAGCCATGAGGCCCAATATCTTAATTAGTCAAACCAATGAATTGACCAATAGAGGCCTCTTAAATAAAAGTATGGGGTCTCTCCTGGAAGGCCCTCACTGGGGTCCGTGGGATAGGAAGTCTAGCAGCACAGCTTCTGACATGAAGCAGATAAATCTAGCTGATTACCCTATTGCTAGAAAGTTTGATGTGGAGTCTCAGTCTTCTGCCCATGAAGGAGGAGCACTCTCAGAGAGGAGATCAGTGATCTGTGACATATCTCCATTAAGGCAACTTGTCAGAGATCCTGGCCCTCACCCAATGGGGCACATGGGTCCTGAGGCCAGAAGTGGAAGGAGTGAACGTCTTGCCCCTGGTTTAAGTCAGTCAGTAATACTCCCTGGTGGTTTAGTATCCATGGAAACAAAGATGAAAGCTCACAGTGGGCAAATAAAAGAAGAAGATTTTGAACAGTCAAAGAGCTCAGCTAGtctcaataataaaaaaacaggaGACCATTGTCATCCTGCTGGCATCAAGCATGAATCTTTCCGAGGCAACGCTAGCCCCGGAGCTGCCGTCTCCGATGCTGCTCCAGATTACATtccccagcaggacagcagaTCAACACAAATGAGACGAGCACCTGGCAGAACTGGAAGCAGCAGGGGTAAATCACCTTCTCAGTTTCAGGACCTTGCTGATAAGCTGAAAATGTCaccaggcagaagcagaggcCCAGGGACAGATCTGCATCACATGAACCCACACATGACACTATCTGAAAGAGTTAACAGAGGTTCCTTGCATTCTGCTTACCCTCAGAATTCAGAAGGCCCATCTTTGGCTTCAGCATATCACACAAATGCTAGGCCTCATGCTTTTGGTGACCCTAACCAGAGTTTAAATTCCCAGTATCATTACAAGAGACAGATATACCAGCAACAGCAGGAAGAATACAAAGATTGGGCAAGCAGCACTGCTCAGGGTGTgattgctgcagctcagcacaggcaggaaGGAGCAAGGAAGAGCCCAAGACAACAGCAGTTTCTGGAAAGAGTAAGGAGTCCCTTAAAAAATGACAAGGATGGAATGATGTACCTTCAAGGTAGCTCTTACCATGATACTGGAAGCCAGGAAGCTGGGCGCTGTGTTATGGGGAGTGACAGTACTCAGAGCAAATGCACTGAACTGAAACATGGCAACCAGAAGTTGCAGCATCACGAATCTGGTTGGGACCTCTCTCGGCAAACTTCTCCTGCCAAAAGCAGTGGCCCTCTCGGAGCAGCCAACCAAAAAAGATTTTGTCCTCAAGAAAGCGATGGGCATCGACGAGAGGAATCTACAGATCTGCCCAAGCCTAGTAACGCCATGCTCAGGCTCCCTGGCCAGGAAGACCAGTCTCCTCAAAATCCATTAATTATGAGGAGAAGAGTCCGTTCTTTCATCTCGCCCATCCCTACCAAAAGACAGCCACAGGATACGAAGAACAGTGGCAGTGAAGATAAAGGGCGACTGATGACTTCAGCAAAAGAAGGAACTGATAAAACGTATAACTCCTATGCCCATTCATCTCAAAGCCAAGATGTTGGCAAGTCAGTAGCAAAGGGTGATTCCTTCAAGGACCTGCCAAGTCCTGATAATAGGAATTGCCCTGCTGTTTCCCTCACAAGCCCGGCTAAGACCAAAATATTGCCCCCAAGAAAGGGGCGAGGATTAAAACTGGAAGCTATTGTTCAAAAAATTACATCCCCCAATATTAGGAGAAGTGTTTCTACCAACAGTGCTGAAACTGGTGCAGATACTGTCACTCTTGATGACATCCTGTCCCTTAAGAGTGGACCTGAAGGGGGAGGTGTGTCTGGACATGGACCAGAGGCtgagaagagaaaaggagagataTCATCAGATCAAGTGGGGCCAGCAAGCCAGGATACAACTGGTGAAATAACCGTTCCAAGATCTTCAGAAGAGTGGCAAAGCAGTGAGGATGATAAAACCAAGAAAGAGGTCCCTGAAACTGCCAGTATTGGTAAAGAAGGAGCAGGATCCAGTGCAGCACCACCACCTTCTCAGAAGTCAGGTGGTCAGGGAAGGTCTGATGGATCTGTAAGTGGAGGTGGATCTCTGACTTTTTCAGACTCAAAAACAATTTCCCCTTCGAGTGTGTTTACTTCTGAACCAAATCCAAAGTCTGAGGAAAAAGATGGAGATGTGACAAACATTTCACCCAAGCCAGATGGTTTCCCTCCAAAGGGATATTTTccctctggaaagaaaaaggggaggcCAATTGGGAGCGTGAACaagcagaagaagcagcagcagcagcaacaacagcagcaactgcCACcgcccccaccacccccaccagtACCTTCACAGTCTTCAGAAGGGGTAGGTGGTGGTGAGCCAAAGCCGAAGAGGCAAAGGAGGGAGAGGCGAAAACCTGCAGCGCAGCCACGGAAACGGAAGCCTAGACGGGCTGCTCCAATTGTGGAGCCTCAAGAACCAGAGATCAAGCTTAAATATGCTACCCAGTCTGTAGATAAAACTGACTCCAAGAACAAGTCCTTTTTCCCTTATATTCATGTGGTAAACAAGTGTGAATTAGGCGCTGTGTGCACAATCATtaatgcagaggaagaggagcagaacAAATTGGTGAGGGGTCGGAAAGGACAGAGGTCTTCAACACCCCCTCCTAGCAACGCAGAGAGCAAAGTGCTGCCCACCTCAACTTTCATGCTGCAGGGCCCTGTAGTAACAGAGTCTTCTGTCTTAGGGCATCTGGTTTGCTGCCTGTGTGGCAAATGGGCCAGCTATCGCAACATGGGTGACCTCTTTGGTCCTTTCTACCCCCAGGATTACGCAGCCACCTTGCCCAAGAACCCACCTCCAAAGAGGGCCACGGAAATGCAGAGCAAGGTCAAGGTACGGCACAAAAGTGCTTCTAATGGTTCCAAGACAGATAcggaagaggaggaggaacagcaacaacagaagGAACAAAGAAGCCTAGCTGCTCATCCCCGCTTTAAGAGGCGGCACCGCTCTGAGGACTGTAGCGGAGCCTCTCGGTCACTTTCAAGGGGAGCTTCTTGTAAAAAAGCAACCACTGatggtggcagtggtggtgaaAAGACTCCTTTGGACACAAAACCCTCTATGCCCACTTCAGAAGGTGGCACTGAGCTGGAGTTACAAATTCCTGAACTACCTCTTGACAGCAATGAATTTTGGGTCCATGAGGGTTGTATTCTCTGGGCCAATGGGATCTACCTGGTCTGTGGCAGGCTCTATGGGCTGCAGGAAGCTGTGGAGATTGCAAGAGAGATG